From Azospirillum baldaniorum, the proteins below share one genomic window:
- a CDS encoding response regulator encodes MRFARPLKILLVEDDSLTAMALARMLEMAHCTVTTVTDGEAGLSALAEGTYDALVTDLVMPRLGGEAMIRQLRLDRPNLPIVVLSASPPEDGIPGLRDGDGGPLVILRKPVLAGELLTAMDELFLKT; translated from the coding sequence GTGCGTTTCGCGAGGCCGCTCAAGATTCTTCTCGTGGAGGATGACTCGCTCACCGCCATGGCGCTGGCCCGCATGCTGGAAATGGCCCATTGCACGGTCACCACCGTGACGGACGGCGAGGCCGGTTTGAGCGCCCTGGCCGAGGGCACATACGATGCGCTGGTCACCGATCTGGTGATGCCCCGGCTGGGTGGCGAGGCGATGATCCGCCAATTGCGCCTCGACCGGCCCAACCTGCCCATTGTCGTGCTCTCCGCCTCCCCACCCGAGGACGGCATCCCCGGCCTGCGGGACGGGGATGGCGGACCGTTGGTGATCCTGAGGAAGCCTGTCCTGGCGGGGGAACTGCTGACGGCGATGGATGAGCTGTTCCTGAAGACGTGA
- the plsY gene encoding glycerol-3-phosphate 1-O-acyltransferase PlsY, producing the protein MTLLVSALLGYLLGSIPFGLVLTRLAGLGDIRQIGSGNIGATNVLRTGNKPLAVATLILDSGKGAIAALIALAWAGPEAAVFAAGGAMLGHSFPVWLGFKGGKGVATALGVLLAVSWPVGVIACATWLAMAFLFKISSLSALTALGLSPIFGWIFGGPLVAGLCLFIAVLVAIRHSANITRLLKGEEPKISFGKKKA; encoded by the coding sequence GTGACCCTGCTTGTCTCGGCCCTGCTGGGCTATCTGCTGGGCTCGATCCCCTTCGGGCTGGTGCTGACGCGGCTGGCCGGTCTGGGCGACATCCGCCAGATCGGGTCCGGCAACATCGGCGCCACCAACGTGCTGCGCACCGGCAACAAGCCGTTGGCCGTCGCCACCCTGATCCTGGACAGCGGCAAGGGCGCCATCGCCGCCCTCATCGCCCTCGCCTGGGCGGGGCCGGAGGCGGCGGTCTTCGCGGCGGGCGGCGCCATGCTGGGCCACAGCTTCCCGGTCTGGCTCGGCTTCAAGGGCGGCAAGGGTGTGGCGACGGCGCTCGGCGTGCTGCTGGCGGTGTCCTGGCCGGTCGGCGTGATCGCCTGCGCGACGTGGCTGGCGATGGCCTTCCTGTTCAAGATCTCGTCCCTGTCCGCCCTGACCGCGCTGGGCCTCAGCCCGATCTTCGGCTGGATCTTCGGTGGGCCGCTGGTGGCGGGGCTGTGCCTGTTCATCGCCGTGCTGGTCGCCATCCGCCATTCCGCGAACATCACGCGCCTGCTGAAGGGCGAGGAGCCGAAGATCAGCTTCGGCAAGAAGAAGGCCTGA
- a CDS encoding dihydroorotase — protein MSNANARVAYRNARLLDPASGLDQRGDLLTEGAKIADFGPSLFAGGVPEGIEVVDLQGQCLAPGLVDMRVLIGEPGEEEKDTIKSASRAAVAGGITAVVLLPNTDPVTDEVASLEFIARRAREVRLVKVFAYAAATRGTDGNEITEMGLLSRAGAVAFTDGTKAIASAKAMRRALSYARTFDKLIVQHPEEPSLASGGMMNSGERATRLGLVGIPREAEIIMIERDLRLLELSGGRLHFAHVSTGESVDLIRRAKARGLKVTCDTAPHYFALTETDVGDYRTFAKVSPPLRGEMDRRAIVEGLADGTIDAIASDHTPQDQDQKRLPFAQAACGVIGLETLFPLTLELVHKGAMPLLKALACVTVKPAELLGLPLGRIAKGAPADLIAFDLDVPWKVDVAAFKSKSKNSPFEDRPVQGRPLRTVVDGRTVWQFEG, from the coding sequence ATGTCTAACGCCAACGCCCGCGTCGCCTACCGCAACGCCCGCCTGCTCGACCCCGCCAGCGGCCTGGACCAGCGGGGCGACCTGCTGACCGAAGGGGCGAAGATCGCCGACTTCGGCCCGTCGCTGTTCGCCGGCGGCGTGCCGGAGGGGATCGAGGTCGTCGACCTCCAGGGCCAGTGCCTCGCCCCCGGCCTCGTCGACATGCGCGTCCTGATCGGCGAGCCCGGCGAGGAGGAAAAGGACACCATCAAGAGCGCGTCGCGCGCCGCGGTGGCCGGCGGCATCACCGCCGTGGTCCTGCTGCCCAACACCGACCCGGTGACCGACGAGGTGGCGAGCCTGGAGTTCATCGCCCGGCGCGCCCGCGAGGTCCGTCTGGTCAAGGTCTTCGCCTACGCCGCCGCCACCCGCGGGACGGACGGCAACGAGATCACCGAGATGGGCCTGCTGTCCCGCGCCGGGGCCGTGGCCTTCACCGACGGCACCAAGGCGATCGCCAGCGCCAAGGCGATGCGCCGCGCGCTCAGCTACGCCCGCACCTTCGACAAGCTGATCGTCCAGCATCCGGAGGAGCCGAGCCTCGCCAGCGGCGGCATGATGAATTCGGGCGAGCGCGCCACCCGCCTCGGCCTCGTCGGCATCCCGCGGGAGGCCGAGATCATCATGATCGAGCGCGACCTGCGCCTGCTCGAACTCTCCGGTGGCCGGCTGCACTTCGCCCACGTCTCGACGGGCGAGTCGGTGGACTTGATCCGCCGCGCCAAGGCGCGCGGGCTCAAGGTCACCTGCGACACCGCCCCGCATTACTTCGCCCTGACCGAGACGGACGTCGGCGACTACCGCACCTTCGCCAAGGTGTCCCCGCCGCTGCGCGGCGAGATGGACCGGCGCGCCATCGTGGAGGGTCTGGCCGACGGCACCATCGACGCCATCGCCTCCGACCACACGCCGCAGGACCAGGACCAGAAGCGCCTGCCCTTCGCCCAGGCCGCCTGCGGCGTGATCGGACTGGAGACGCTGTTCCCGCTGACGCTGGAGCTGGTGCACAAGGGCGCCATGCCGCTGCTGAAGGCGCTGGCCTGCGTGACCGTGAAGCCGGCGGAACTCCTCGGTCTGCCGCTCGGCCGCATCGCCAAGGGGGCGCCCGCCGACCTGATCGCCTTCGACCTCGACGTGCCGTGGAAGGTGGATGTAGCGGCCTTCAAGTCGAAGTCGAAGAACAGCCCCTTCGAGGACCGCCCCGTCCAGGGCCGTCCGCTGCGCACCGTGGTCGACGGGCGCACCGTTTGGCAGTTCGAGGGCTGA
- a CDS encoding aspartate carbamoyltransferase catalytic subunit — protein MTGSPHSTTVFPHRHLLGIEGLTAGEITTILDLADGYVEQNRQPSKKSSLLDGRTIVNLFFENSTRTRTSFELAGKRLGADVINMSSDGSSVKKGETLIDTAMTLNAMHLDALVVRHADSGAVKLLADKVNCSVINAGDGHHEHPTQGLLDALAIRRRLGSLDGLIVAICGDILHSRVARSNIHLLNAMGARVRVVAPPTLIPSQIDRLGVEIHHSMATGLKDADVVMMLRLQTERMSGQYVPSTREYFYFYGLDYEKLAVAKPHAVVMHPGPMNRGVEIDSEVADDLKRSMILDQVELGVAVRMAVLDLLTRDRRGTDV, from the coding sequence ATGACCGGATCGCCCCATTCCACGACGGTTTTCCCGCACCGCCACCTCCTTGGCATCGAGGGGCTGACGGCAGGCGAGATCACCACCATCCTCGACCTCGCCGACGGCTACGTCGAGCAGAACCGCCAGCCTTCGAAGAAGTCGTCGCTCCTCGACGGGCGGACGATCGTCAACCTGTTCTTCGAGAACTCGACCCGCACCCGCACCAGCTTCGAGCTGGCCGGCAAGCGGCTCGGCGCCGACGTCATCAACATGTCGTCGGACGGCAGCTCGGTGAAGAAGGGCGAGACGCTGATCGACACGGCGATGACGCTGAACGCCATGCACCTCGACGCGCTGGTCGTTCGCCACGCCGATTCGGGGGCGGTGAAGCTGCTGGCCGACAAGGTCAACTGCTCGGTCATCAACGCCGGCGACGGCCACCACGAGCATCCGACGCAGGGGCTCCTGGACGCGCTGGCGATCCGCCGCCGGTTGGGCAGCCTCGACGGTCTGATCGTGGCGATCTGCGGCGACATCCTGCACAGCCGCGTCGCGCGCTCCAACATCCATCTGCTGAACGCCATGGGCGCCCGCGTCCGCGTCGTGGCGCCGCCGACGCTGATCCCCTCGCAGATCGACCGGCTGGGCGTCGAAATCCACCACTCCATGGCGACCGGCCTGAAGGACGCCGACGTGGTGATGATGCTGCGCCTCCAGACGGAGCGGATGAGCGGCCAGTACGTCCCCTCGACCCGTGAATACTTCTACTTCTACGGCCTGGACTACGAGAAGCTGGCGGTGGCGAAGCCGCACGCGGTGGTGATGCACCCCGGCCCGATGAACCGCGGCGTCGAGATCGATTCGGAGGTCGCCGACGACCTCAAGCGCTCCATGATCCTCGATCAGGTGGAGCTGGGCGTGGCCGTCCGCATGGCCGTGCTCGACCTTCTCACCCGAGACCGCCGGGGCACCGATGTCTAA